One stretch of candidate division KSB1 bacterium DNA includes these proteins:
- a CDS encoding cold-shock protein, which translates to METGTVKWFNAQKGYGFITRENGEDVFVHYKAIEGEGYRTLNDGDQVRFEIGTSPKGQQAIKVTKL; encoded by the coding sequence ATGGAAACAGGAACAGTCAAGTGGTTCAACGCCCAAAAAGGGTACGGCTTTATCACGCGCGAAAACGGCGAAGACGTCTTTGTGCACTATAAAGCCATCGAGGGCGAAGGCTACCGCACTTTGAACGACGGGGATCAGGTCCGGTTTGAAATCGGCACCAGCCCCAAGGGACAACAGGCCATCAAAGTGACCAAACTGTAA
- a CDS encoding CPBP family intramembrane metalloprotease yields MKHHYPTIRQTWGITALLILIALLFAGLFILLASLRLFSFLLQNAWTMPILYSLQFSLILFITLRWKKRREPNFTFSWRGISSKEAVLIAAATAGLYFLVDPLTEIIPMPELFKRILIELLGRRDAATFFMLAIAAPFFEELLFRGIILDGFMKNYSTARAVFWSAFFFGFGHLNPWQFIGAALLGAFMGWIYANTRSLPATMFIHALTNGGSFFLSILFIPNPHQLVSTRELFGSLRSYIAFLMLCFAVTVVSIYLLHTFWSHRGNSTASTELHC; encoded by the coding sequence TTGAAACATCATTATCCGACAATTCGCCAGACTTGGGGAATTACGGCTTTATTGATTCTCATCGCCTTGCTTTTTGCCGGCTTGTTCATCCTCTTGGCATCCTTACGTCTCTTTTCCTTTTTGCTTCAGAATGCTTGGACAATGCCGATCCTCTACTCCCTGCAATTTTCGCTCATTTTGTTTATTACTCTTCGTTGGAAAAAACGGAGGGAGCCGAATTTTACCTTTTCATGGAGAGGTATTTCTTCCAAAGAAGCTGTTTTGATTGCCGCAGCCACCGCAGGCCTTTACTTTTTGGTCGATCCTCTCACCGAGATCATCCCCATGCCGGAATTGTTCAAAAGAATTCTCATCGAGCTTTTGGGCCGACGGGATGCGGCGACGTTTTTCATGCTTGCGATTGCAGCGCCGTTCTTTGAAGAGCTGCTTTTTCGCGGCATCATTCTCGACGGCTTTATGAAAAATTATTCTACTGCCCGCGCCGTCTTTTGGTCGGCTTTCTTTTTCGGCTTTGGCCATTTGAATCCCTGGCAATTCATCGGCGCAGCCCTACTGGGGGCGTTTATGGGCTGGATTTATGCAAATACCCGTTCCCTCCCCGCCACCATGTTCATTCATGCGTTGACGAACGGCGGAAGCTTTTTTCTGTCCATTCTCTTTATTCCCAATCCGCATCAACTCGTTTCAACGCGGGAATTGTTCGGAAGCCTACGCTCCTACATCGCTTTTCTAATGCTGTGCTTCGCCGTTACCGTCGTCTCGATCTATCTGCTGCATACATTTTGGAGCCATCGGGGTAACAGCACCGCATCCACGGAATTGCATTGCTAA